The following proteins come from a genomic window of Eulemur rufifrons isolate Redbay chromosome 24, OSU_ERuf_1, whole genome shotgun sequence:
- the ZBTB32 gene encoding zinc finger and BTB domain-containing protein 32, protein MPLPPIRLPSPYGSDRLVRLAARLRPALCDTLITVGSQEFPVHSLVLAGVSQQLGHRGQWALVEGISPSTFAQLLHFVYGESVELQPGELGTLEAAARALGVQSLEEACRRARRDRAEEELDPGLKKHQEEPEKPTRDSERGPGRLGQKQEPEKFFRTGEREQEMSHKHKPPRESPEMAGAMREDQGEQMRSKEEKLNQSPVCHGAADGKQGVVMWVRESPGGSEESLQEFPGPLPLPSSFQTSIIPRPWWAEAPWLGESQPALWSILLLPPRYGTPFSHSTPTTGAWQEVWPQDQRIPLALNLPKGLWSQNQLASSSPTPGSLSQGPTQLSPGEMEESDHGHTGALATCVGHESTAGHPSHQHPPPAPSARSRPYACSVCGKRFSLKHQMETHYRVHTGEKPFSCSLCPQRSRDFSAMSKHLRTHGAAPYRCPLCRAGCPSLASMQAHMRGHSPSQLPPGWTIRSTFLYSSSSSKPSRASTSPCCPSSSTT, encoded by the exons ATGCCCCTGCCTCCCATAAGACTGCCCAGCCCCTACGGCTCTGATCGGCTGGTACGGCTAGCAGCCAGGCTCCGGCCCGCACTATGTGATACCCTGATCACCGTGGGGAGCCAGGAGTTCCCAGTCCACAGCCTGGTGCTAGCAGGTGTAAGCCAGCAGCTGGGCCACAGGGGCCAGTGGGCTCTGGTAGAAGGCATCAGCCCTTCCACCTTTGCCCAGCTTCTACATTTTGTTTATGGAGAGAGTGTAGAGCTGCAGCCTGGGGAGCTGGGGACCCTTGAGGCGGCGGCCAGGGCCTTGGGAGTGCAGTCCCTGGAAGAGGCATGCAGAAGGGCTCGAAGGGACAGGGCTGAAGAAGAGCTGGATCCAGGGCTGAAGAAACATCAGGAGGAGCCAGAGAAACCCACAAGGGATTCTGAGAGAGGACCGGGGAGGCTTGGACAGAAGCAGGAACCAGAGAAGTTTTTTAGAACTGGTGAGAGAGAACAGGAGATGTCGCACAAGCACAAGCCACCGAGAGAGAGCCCTGAGATGGCAGGGGCGATGAGGGAGGATCAGGGGGAGCAGATGAGATCAAAGGAGGAGAAACTGAACCAATCCCCTGTTTGCCACGGGGCAGCAGACGGGAAGCAAGGAGTGGTCATGTGGGTGAGGGAGAGTCCAGGGGGCTCTGAGGAAAGTCTGCAGGAGTTCCCTGGGCCCCTTCCCCTACCAAGTTCCTTCCAAACCAGCATCATCCCCAGGCCCTGGTGGGCTGAGGCCCCTTGGTTGGGGGAGAGCCAGCCTGCCCTGTGGAGCATCCTGCTGTTGCCGCCCAGATATGGCACGCCCTTCTCCCATAGCACCCCCACCACTGGAGCCTGGCAGGAGGTCTGGCCTCAGGACCAGAG gaTCCCACTGGCCCTGAACCTCCCCAaagggctctggagccagaaccagctggcctcctccagccccaccccag GTTCCCTCTCCCAGGGCCCCACACAGCTCAGCCCTGGGGAGATGGAAGAGTCTGATCATGGGCACACAG GAGCACTTGCAACCTGTGTGGGTCATGAGAGCACAGCAGGCCACCCATCTCACCaacaccctcccccagccccttctgCTCGGTCTCGGCCCTATGCTTGCTCTGTCTGTGGAAAGAGGTTTTCACTCAAGCATCAGATGGAGACGCACTACCGAGTCCACACAG GAGAGAAGCCCTTCTCCTGTAGCCTTTGTCCTCAGCGCTCCCGGGACTTCTCTGCCATGAGCAAGCACCTGCGGACGCATGGGGCCGCTCCATATCGCTGCCCTCTGTGCAGGGCCGgctgccccagcctggcctccatGCAGGCCCACATGCGAGGCCACTCGCCCAGCCAGCTCCCGCCCGGATGGACCATTCGCTCCACCTTCctctactcctcctcctcctcaaagcCATCCCGGGCCTCGACCTCTCCCTGttgtccctcctcctccaccacctgA
- the KMT2B gene encoding histone-lysine N-methyltransferase 2B — protein MAAAAGGGSCPGPGSARGRFPGRPRGSGGGGGRGGRGSGAERVRVALRRGSGAAGPGGAEPGEDTALLRLLGLRRGLRRLRRLWAGPRVQRGRGRGRGRGWGPSRGCVPEEESSDGESDDEEFQGFHSDEDVAPSSLRSALRSQRGRAPRGRGRKHKTTPLPPPRLADVAPTPPKTPARKRGEEGTERMVQALTELLRRAQAPPPPRSWACEPSTPRRSRGRPPGRPAGPCRKKQQAVVVAEAAVTIPKPEPPPPVVPVKHRTGSWKCKEGPGPGPGTPKRGGQSGRGGRGGRGRGRGGLPLVNKVVLKAKKVKMEQLSLGLESGQGQGRHGESWQDAPQRRVGSGQGGGPYWKKQEEKLEEEGEEKKEEDEEEEEEEEIKKEDEEEGEEKEERAVAKEEMLLAKEKEEAKLPSPPLTSPTPSPPPPFLPPSTSPPPPLCPPPPPVSPPPLPSPPPPPAPEEQEESPPPVIPATCSRKRGRPPLTPSQRAEREAARAGPEGTSPTPTPSTTTGGPPEDSPTVAPKSTTFLKNIRQFIMPVVSARSSRVIKTPRRFMDEDPPKPPKVEVSPILRPPIATSPLVPQEPAPAPSPPRAPTPPSTPVPLPEKRRSILREPTFRWTSLTRELPPPPPAPPPVPSPPPAPATASRRPLLLRAPQFTPSEAHLKIYESVLTTPPLGAPEAPEPEPPPADDSPAEPEPRAVGRTNHLSLPRFAPVVATPVKAEVPPPGAPALSNGQQPQAQLQQPLQALQTQLPAQALPPQQPQLQPQLQLQPPPSPQQMPPLEKARIAGLGSLPLSGVEEKMFSLLKRAKVQLFKIDQQQQQKVASSMPPSPGRPVEEVVGTVKQISDRGSVRSEDESMEAKRERPSGPESPVQGPRIKHVCRHAAVALGQARAMVPEDVPRLSALPLRDRQDLATEDTSSASETESVPSRSRRGKVESAGPGGDSEPAGSGGTLAHTPRRSLPSHHGKKMRMARCGQCRGCLRVQDCGSCVNCLDKPKFGGPNTKKQCCVYRKCDKIEARKMERLAKKGRTIVKTLLPWDSDESPEASPGPPGPRRGAGAGGPREEVVAAPGPEEQDSLLLQRKSARRCVKQRPSYDIFEDSDDSEPGGPPAPRRRTPRENELPVPEPEEQSRPRKPTLQPVLQLKARRRLDKDALAPGPFASFPNGWTGKQKSPDGVHRVRVDFKEDCDLENVWLMGGLSVLTSVPGGPPMVCLLCASKGLHELVFCQVCCDPFHPFCLEEAERPLPQHHDTWCCRRCKFCHVCGRKGRGSKHLLECERCRHAYHPACLGPSYPTRATRKRRHWICSACVRCKSCGATPGKNWDVEWSGDYSLCPRCTQLFEKGNYCPICTRCYEDNDYESKMMQCAQCDHWVHAKCEGLSDEDYEILSGLPDSVLYTCGPCAGTTQPRWREALSGALQGGLRQVLQGLLSSKAAGPLLLCTQCGQDGKQLHPGPCGLQAVSQRFEEGHYKSVHSFMEDMVGTLMRHSEEGETPERRAGGQMKGLLLKLLESAFGWFDAHDPKYWRRSTRLPNGVLPNAVLPPSLDHVYAQWRQQEPETPESGQPPGDPSAAFQGKDPAAFSHLEDPRQCALCLKYGDADSKEAGRLLYIGQNEWTHVNCAIWSAEVFEENDGSLKNVHAAVARGRQMRCELCLKPGATVGCCLSSCLSNFHFMCARASYCIFQDDKKVFCQKHTDLLDGKEIVTPDGFDVLRRVYVDFEGINFKRKFLTGLEPDAINVLIGSIRIDSLGTLSDLSDCEGRLFPVGYQCSRLYWSTVDARRRCWYRCRILEYRPWGPREEPVHLEAAEENQTIVHSPAPSSEPLDHEDPPPDSDALVPGAPEHHSPVQNLDPPLRPDSSSAPPPAPRSFSGARIKVPNYSPSRRPLGGVSFGPLPSPGSPSSLTHHIPTVGDPDFPAPPRRSRRPSPLAPRLPPSRRASPPLRTSPQLRVPPPTSVITALTPTSGELAPPGLAPSPPPPEDLGPDFEDMEVVSGLSAADLDFAASLLGTEPFQEEIVAAGAVGSSHGGPGDSSEEEASPTTRYIHFPVTVVSGPALSPGTLPGAPRIEQLDGVDDGTDSEAEAVQQPRGQGTPPSGPGAGRAGVLGAAGDRARPPEDLPSEIVDFVLKNLGGPGEGGAGPREESLPPTPPLANGSQPTQGLPPNPADPTRTFAWLPGAPGVRVLSLGPAPEPPKPATSKIILVNKLGQVFVKMAGEGEPVPPPVKQPPLPPTIPPTAPTSWTLPPGPLLGVLPVVGVVRPTPPPPPPPLTLVLSSGPASPPRQAIRVKRVSTFSGRSPPAPPPNKTARLDEDGESLEDTPQVPGLGSSGFSRVRMKTPTVRGVLDLDHPGEPTEEESPRSLQERSPLLPLPEGGPPRAPDGPPDLLESQWHHYSGEASSSEEEPPSPEDKENQAPKRAGPHLRFEISSEDGFSVEAESLEGAWRTLIEKVQEARGHARLRHLSFSGMSGARLLGIHHDAVIFLAEQLPGAQRCQHYKFRYHQQGEGQEEPPLNPHGAARAEVYLRKCTFDMFNFLASQHRVLPEGATCDEEEDEVQLRSTRRATSLELPMAMRFRHLKKTSKEAVGVYRSAIHGRGLFCKRNIDAGEMVIEYSGIVIRSVLTDKREKFYDGKGIGCYMFRMDDFDVVDATMHGNAARFINHSCEPNCFSRVIHVEGQKHIVIFALRRILRGEELTYDYKFPIEDASNKLPCNCGAKRCRRFLN, from the exons atggcggcggcggcgggcggcggcagTTGCCCCGGGCCTGGCTCCGCGCGGGGCCGCTTCCCGGGCCGGCCGCGGGGctccggcgggggcgggggccgcggCGGACGGGGCAGCGGGGCCGAAAGAGTGCGGGTAGCTCTGCGGCGCGGGAGCGGCGCGGCGGGGCCGGGCGGAGCCGAGCCCggggaggacacggccctgctcCGTTTGCTGGGGCTCCGCCGGGGCCTGCGCCGGCTCCGCCGCCTGTGGGCCGGCCCGCGCGTCCAgcggggccggggcaggggccggggccggggctggggcccaAGCCGGGGCTGTGTGCCGGAGGAGGAGAGCAGTGACGGTGAATCCGACGATGAG GAGTTTCAGGGTTTTCATTCAGATGAAGATGTGGCCCCCAGTTCCCTGCGCTCTGCGCTCCGATCCCAGCGAG GTCGAGCCCCCCGAGGTCGGGGCCGCAAGCATAAGACgaccccccttcctcctcctcgccTAGCAGATGTGGCTCCTACCCCCCCAAAGACCCCTGCCCGGAAACGGGGTGAGGAGGGCACAGAACGAATGGTGCAGGCACTGACTGAACTTCTCCGGCGGGCccaggcacccccacccccccggaGCTGGGCATGTGAGCCCTCCACCCCCCGGCGGTCTCGGGGACGGCCCCCAGGACGGCCAGCAGGCCCCTGCAGGAAGAAGCAACAAGCAGTAGTGGTGGCAGAAGCAGCTGTGACAATCCCCAAACCTGAGCCTCCACCTCCTGTGGTTCCAGTAAAACACCGAACTGGCAGCTGGAAGTGTAAGGAGGGACCTGGCCCAGGACCTGGAACCCCCAAACGTGGAGGACAGTCTGGCCGAGGAGGTCGTGGAGGCAGGGGCCGAGGCCGAGGCGGGCTTCCCCTTGTGAACAAGGTTGTTTTAAAGGCCAAAAAAGTGAAGATGGAACAATTGTCCTTGGGACTTGAATCAGGTCAGGGTCAAGGTCGACATGGGGAAAGTTGGCAGGATGCCCCCCAAAGAAGAGTTGGATCTGGACAGGGAGGGGGCCCCTACTGGAAGAAGCAGGAGgagaagctggaggaggagggagaggagaaaaaagaagaagacgaagaagaagaagaggaagaagaaataaaaaaagaagacgaggaggagggagaagagaaggaagagagagctgTAGCCAAGGAGGAGATGCTGCTAgccaaggaaaaggaagaggcaaAGCTGCCGTCACCACCTCTGACTTCTCCCACCCCATCACCTCCTCCACCCTTTCTACCCCCCTCAACATCTCCTCCACCTCCACTttgccctcctccacccccagtgTCCCCCCCGCCCCTACCGTCTCCTCCGCCACCTCCTGCCCCAGAGGAGCAGGAGGAATCCCCTcctcctgtgatcccagctacgtGCTCCAGGAAGAGAGGCCGACCTCCCCTGACTCCCAGCCAGCGGGCTGAGCGGGAAGCTGCTCGGGCAGGGCCAGAGGGCACTTCTCCCACTCCAACCCCCAGCACCACCACAGGAGGCCCTCCAGAAGATAGTCCCACCGTGGCCCCCAAAAGTACCACCTTCTTGAAGAATATCCGGCAGTTTATTATGCCTGTGGTGAGTGCCCGCTCCTCCCGTGTCATCAAGACACCCCGGCGATTTATGGATGAAGACCCCCCCAAGCCCCCAAAGGTGGAGGTCTCACCTATTCTGCGACCTCCCATCGCCACCTCCCCACTTGTCCCCCAGGAACCAGCACCAGCCCCCTCTCCACCACGTGCCCCAACTCCCCCTTCTACCCCAGTCCCACTCCCTGAGAAGAGACGGTCCATCTTAAGGGAACCCACGTTTCGTTGGACCTCACTGACGCGGgagctgccccctcctccccctgcccctccaccggtcccatcccctccccctgcccctgccactgcCTCCCGGAGACCCCTGCTCCTTCGGGCCCCTCAGTTTACCCCAAGCGAAGCCCACCTGAAGATCTACGAATCGGTGCTTACTACTCCTCCTCTTGGGGCTCCTGAAGCCCCCGAGCCAGAGCCTCCTCCCGCTGATGACTCTCCAGCTGAGCCTGAGCCTCGGGCAGTGGGCCGCACCAACCACCTCAGCCTGCCTCGGTTTGCCCCTGTGGTCGCCACTCCTGTTAAGGCCGAGGTGCCCCCTCCGGGGGCTCCAGCTCTGAGCAATGGGCAGCAGCCTCAGGCTCAGCTACAGCAGCCCCTACAGGCCTTGCAAACCCAGCTGCCAGCCCAGGCACTGCCACCACAGCAGCCACAGCTACAGCCACAATTACAGCTGcagccaccaccatcaccacagcAGATGCCACCACTGGAAAAAGCTCGGATTGCAGGCCTGGGTTCCTTACCGCTGTCTGGGGTAGAGGAGAAAATGTTCAGCCTCCTCAAGAGAGCCAAAGTGCAGCTATTCAAGAtcgaccagcagcagcagcagaaggtGGCGTCTTCAATGCCG CCGAGCCCTGGGAGGCCAGTGGAGGAGGTCGTGGGGACTGTCAAGCAGATCTCAGACAGAGGTTCTGTGAGGTCTGAAGATGAATCGATGGAAGCTAAGAGAGAGAGACCCTCG ggccCTGAGTCCCCTGTGCAAGGCCCCCGCATCAAACACGTCTGCCGTCATGCTGCTGTGGCCCTGGGTCAGGCCCGGGCCATGGTGCCCGAAGATGTCCCCCGTCTCAGTGCCCTCCCTCTCCGGGATCGGCAGGATCTCGCCACAGAGG ATACGTCATCAGCGTCTGAGACTGAGAGTGTCCCCTCACGGTCCCGGCGGGGAAAGGTGGAGtcagcagggcctgggggagacTCAGAGCCTGCAGGGTCTGGAGGGACCCTGGCCCATACACCTCGGCGCTCGCTGCCCTCCCACCATGGCAAGAAGATGCGAATGGCTCGGTGTGGACAGTGTCGGGGCTGCTTACGTGTGCAGGACTGTGGGTCCTGTGTCAACTGTCTGGACAAGCCAAAGTTTGGGGGCCCCAATACCAAGAAGCAATGCTGTGT atACCGGAAGTGTGACAAGATAGAGGCTCGGAAGATGGAACGCCTGGCCAAAAAAG GCCGGACGATAGTGAAGACGCTGTTGCCCTGGGATTCCGATGAATCTCCTGAGGCCTCCCCTGGTCCTCCAGGCCCACGCCGGGGGGCGGGAGCTGGGGGGCCCCGGGAGGAGGTAGTGGCCGCCCCAGGGCCCGAGGAGCAGGACTCCCTCCTACTGCAGCGCAAGTCAGCCCGGCGCTGCGTCAAACAGCGACCCTCCTATGATATCTTCGAGGACTCGGATGACTCAGAGCCCGGGGGTCCCCCTGCTCCCAGGCGTCGGACCCCCCGAGAAAATG AGCTACCAGTGCCAGAACCTGAGGAGCAGAGCCGGCCCCGCAAGCCCACCCTGCAGCCTGTATTGCAGCTCAAGGCCCGAAGGCGCCTGGACAAG GATGCTTTGGCCCCTGGCCCCTTTGCTTCTTTTCCCAATGGCTGGACTGGAAAACAGAAGTCCCCTGATGGTGTGCACCGAGTCCGTGTGGATTTTAAG GAGGATTGTGACCTGGAGAACGTGTGGCTGATGGGTGGCCTGAGTGTGCTCACTTCCGTGCCAGGGGGGCCGCCGATGGtgtgcttgctgtgtgccagcAAAGGACTGCATGAG CTGGTGTTCTGCCAAGTCTGCTGTGACCCTTTCCACCCATTCTGCCTGGAGGAGGCCGAGCGGCCCCTGCCCCAGCATCATGACACCTGGTGCTGCCGTCGCTGCAAGTTCTGCCATGTCTGTGGACGGAAGGGCCGGGGATCTAAG CACCTCTTGGAGTGTGAGCGCTGCCGCCATGCTTACCACCCAGCCTGCCTAGGGCCTAGCTACCCAACCCGGGCCACACGCAAACGGCGCCACTGG ATCTGTTCAGCCTGCGTGCGCTGTAAGAGCTGTGGGGCAACTCCAGGCAAGAACTGGGACGTCGAGTGGTCTGGAGATTACAGCCTCTGCCCCAGGTGCACCCAGCTCTTTGAGAAAG GAAACTACTGTCCAATCTGCACACGCTGCTATGAAGACAACGACTACGAAAGCAAGATGATGCAATGCGCACAGTGTGACCACTGGGTGCACGCCAAGTGTGAGGGGCTCTCAG ATGAAGACTATGAGATCCTTTCAGGACTGCCAGACTCGGTGCTGTACACCTGTGGACCGTGTGCCGGGACAACACAGCCCCGCTGGCGCGAGGCCCTGAGTGGGGCCCTCCAGGGGGGCTTGCGCCAGGTGCTCCAGGGCCTGCTGAGCTCCAAGGCAGCAGGCCCACTGCTGCTGTGCACCCAG TGTGGGCAGGATGGGAAGCAGCTGCACCCAGGACCCTGTGGCCTACAAGCTGTGAGTCAGCGCTTCGAGGAAGGCCACTACAAGTCTGTG CACAGCTTCATGGAAGACATGGTTGGCACCCTAATGAGGCACTCAGAAGAAGGAGAGACCCCAGAGCGCCGGGCTGGAGGCCAGATGAAGGGGCTCCTCCTGAAG CTGCTAGAGTCTGCGTTCGGCTGGTTCGACGCCCACGACCCCAAGTACTGGCGACGGAGTACCCGGCTGCCGAA CGGAGTCCTTCCCAATGCGGTGTTGCCCCCATCCCTGGACCACGTCTATGCTCAGTGGAGACAGCAGGAACCAGAGACCCCAGAATCAGGGCAGCCTCCAGGGGATCCCTCAGCAG CTTTCCAGGGCAAGGATCCAGCTGCCTTCTCACACCTGGAGGACCCCCGTCAGTGTGCGCTCTGCCTCAAATACGGGGATGCCGACTCCAAG GAGGCAGGGCGGCTCCTGTACATCGGGCAGAATGAGTGGACACATGTCAACTGTGCCATTTGGTCAGCTGAGGTGTTTGAGGAAAACGACGGCTCCCTCAAGAACGTGCATGCTGCCGTGGCGCGAGGGAGGCAGATG CGCTGCGAGCTCTGCCTGAAGCCTGGAGCCACGGTGGGCTGctgcctctcctcctgcctcagcaacTTCCACTTCATGTGTGCCCGGGCCAGCTACTGCATCTTCCAGGACGACAAGAAAGTTTTTTGCCAGAAACACACGGACCTCCTTGATGGCAAG GAGATCGTGACCCCTGATGGTTTTGATGTTCTCCGCCGAGTCTATGTGGACTTTGAGGGCATCAACTTCAAGCGCAAGTTCTTGACGGGGCTTGAACCCGATGCCATCAATGTGCTCATCG GCTCCATCCGAATCGACTCCCTGGGCACTCTGTCTGATCTCTCGGACTGCGAGGGACGGCTCTTCCCCGTTGGCTACCA GTGCTCCCGTCTGTACTGGAGCACAGTAGATGCTCGGAGGCGCTGCTGGTATCGGTGCCGAATTCTGGAGTATCGACCGTGGGGGCCTCGGGAAGAGCCTGTTCACCTGGAGGCAGCAGAGGAGAACCAGACCATCGTGCACAGCCCTGCCCCTTCCTCAG AGCCCCTAGATCATGAGGACCCCCCACCAGATTCAGATGCCCTTGTCCCCGGAGCTCCTGAGCACCATTCGCCCGTTCAGAACCTGGACCCCCCACTTCGGCCAGATTCAAGCAgtgcccctcctccagccccccgCTCCTTCTCAGGGGCTCGAATCAAAGTGCCCAACTACTCGCCATCCCGGAGGCCCTTGGGGGGTGTCTCCTTtggccccctgccctcccctg GAAGTCCATCTTCTCTGACCCACCACATCCCTACAGTGGGAGACCCGGACTTCCCAGCTCCCCCAAGACGCTCCCGTCGTCCCAGCCCCCTGGCCCCGAGGCTGCCACCATCACGGCGGGCCTCCCCTCCTCTCAGAACTTCCCCTCAGCTCAGGGTGCCCCCTCCTACCTCAGTCATTACAGCCCTCACACCTACCTCAGGGGAGCTGGCTCCCCCCGGCCTAGCCCCGTCTCCACCGCCCCCTGAAGACCTGGGCCCAGACTTTGAGGACATGGAGGTGGTGTCAGGACTGAGTGCTGCCGACCTGGACTTTGCAGCCAGCCTGCTGGGGACTGAGCCCTTCCAGGAAGAGATTGTGGCTgctggggcagtggggagcagccatgggggcccaggggacagctCAGAGGAGGAGGCCAGCCCCACCACCCGCTACATCCACTTCCCTGTGACTGTGGTGTctggccctgccctgtcccctggcACTCTCCCTGGAGCCCCCCGCATCGAACAGCTGGACGGAGTGGACGATGGCACAGAcagtgaggctgaggcagtccAGCAGCCTCGGGGCCAGGGGACTCCTCCTTCAGGGCCAGGAGCAGGCCGAGCTGGGGTCCTTGGGGCTGCAGGGGACAGGGCCCGACCTCCTGAGGACCTGCCTTCGGAAATTGTAGATTTTGTGTTGAAGAACCTaggggggcctggggagggaggtgctggTCCCAGAGAGGAGTCACTCCCCCCAACACCTCCCCTGGCTAATGGCAGCCAGCCCACCCAGGGCCTACCCCCTAACCCAGCTGACCCCACCCGGACATTTGCCTGGCTCCCTGGGGCCCCAGGGGTCCGGGTATtgagcctgggccctgcccctgaGCCCCCCAAACCTGCCACATCCAAAATCATCCTTGTCAACAAGCTAGGGCAAGTATTTGTGAAGATGGCTGGGGAGGGTGAACCTGTCCCACCCCCAGTAAAGCAACCACCTCTGCCCCCTACCATtccccccacagcccccacctcCTGGACTCTGCCCCCAGGCCCCCTGCTTGGTGTGTTGCCAGTGGTAGGGGTGgtccgccccaccccacccccacccccccctccACTGACACTGGTGTTGAGCAGTGGGCCTGCCAGCCCACCCCGACAGGCCATCCGCGTCAAGAGGGTGTCCACTTTCTCTGGCCGGTCCCCACCAGCACCTCCCCCAAACAAAACCGCCCGGCTAGACGAAGATGGAGAGTCCCTGGAAGATACCCCACAAGTTCCAGGACTTGGTAGCAGCGG GTTTAGCCGAGTGAGGATGAAAACGCCCACAGTGCGTGGAGTTCTCGACCTGGATCATCCTGGGGAGCCCACTGAAGAGGAGAGCCCTCG GTCTCTCCAGGAACGGTCACCTCTGCTGCCACTGCCAGAAGGTGGTCCTCCTCGGGCCCCGGATGGTCCCCCAGACCTGCTTGAGTCCCAGTGGCACCACTATTCAG GTGAGGCTTCAAGCTCTGAGGAAGAACCTCCATCCCCGGAGGATAAAGAGAACCAGGCCCCAAAACGGGCTGGCCCACATCTGCGCTTCGAGATCAGCAGTGAGGATGGGTTCAGCGTGGAGGCAGAGAGCTTGGAAG gGGCGTGGAGAACGCTGATTGAGAAGGTGCAGGAGGCCCGAGGGCATGCCCGGCTCAGACACCTCTCCTTCAGTG GAATG